The bacterium genome includes a region encoding these proteins:
- a CDS encoding DUF4292 domain-containing protein — protein sequence MIQKAGYLEKFLVLVLLLVAISCSHHTAPAFTDYDSFVSSYSKKADPIAEIYGQYVAKQSSKRVRAKYNLLLDPGQRAYIEILDPSDRLVNALSLTQKKICLLWAKDNAYIQEEATPENLKAIIGLPVNADDALQLIAGQGLQFSAWQQKEVVKNGWKLVRGPSSAIITARENLSKIETVTNQGSFRVHFEKYEFLSDKSFPTRIRFELPERKTTVELRIDKYLPRTEEPTEDLFELKLPENVKKLALNEIYHGKPLLFE from the coding sequence ATGATACAAAAAGCAGGTTACCTTGAGAAATTCCTTGTACTTGTATTGCTATTAGTCGCCATTTCCTGTTCGCATCATACCGCCCCGGCCTTCACCGATTATGATTCCTTTGTCAGCAGCTACAGTAAGAAAGCGGACCCCATCGCTGAAATCTACGGGCAATACGTTGCGAAACAGTCATCAAAGAGAGTTAGAGCAAAGTACAATCTTCTGCTCGATCCGGGTCAACGGGCCTATATAGAAATTCTTGATCCTTCGGACCGGCTTGTGAATGCATTGAGCCTGACTCAAAAGAAAATCTGTTTGCTGTGGGCAAAAGATAACGCTTACATTCAAGAAGAAGCGACACCTGAAAATCTGAAGGCGATCATTGGTTTGCCTGTGAATGCGGATGACGCTTTGCAATTGATTGCCGGCCAGGGGCTTCAGTTCAGCGCCTGGCAACAGAAGGAAGTAGTTAAAAACGGATGGAAGCTCGTACGGGGACCTTCCTCAGCAATCATCACGGCAAGAGAGAACCTTTCAAAAATTGAAACGGTCACGAATCAAGGATCCTTCCGCGTTCACTTTGAAAAGTATGAGTTTCTCAGTGATAAATCGTTTCCTACCCGAATCCGTTTCGAATTGCCGGAGCGGAAAACGACAGTGGAACTTCGAATCGACAAATACCTGCCCAGAACCGAAGAACCAACAGAAGATTTATTCGAGCTGAAGCTGCCTGAGAATGTGAAGAAGCTTGCGTTGAATGAAATCTATCACGGAAAACCGCTCCTCTTTGAGTAG
- a CDS encoding transcriptional regulator, with the protein MRNDQLIRQWRMLILLDGSSGRTQQSLAEELGCSTRTIQRDLEALTIAGFPITYGVRGHEFYWFIHAGFRVPGIPFTLSELLALSLARNFYSLLPIESLAAAYRSAIAKIEKVFPAVKDLELFSSGGTGRKDYSGQWSNIQILVNAVRTRNRISMTYFAYGKKELSARIVDPYDLWHAQETLYLIGYCHLRQDLRLFAVERIQHVEQLPERFEVRTGYSLNAFRQNRFRVMQEDATMTVRIRFSSEVSDYVQDRLWHPSQRFEKQADSRLVLTMETAGSTEILNWVLGYGPEAEILEPYVLRKRAITLAKRMLQQYQSVPKLRVKRAGSTRSNLGDGSAARKHAPRS; encoded by the coding sequence ATGCGCAATGACCAATTGATCCGGCAATGGAGAATGCTTATTCTGCTGGATGGTTCGAGTGGACGAACACAACAATCGCTGGCTGAAGAACTGGGATGCAGCACTCGCACGATACAGCGCGATCTAGAGGCTCTTACAATAGCGGGATTCCCAATTACTTATGGAGTCCGCGGACATGAATTTTACTGGTTTATTCATGCCGGCTTTCGTGTGCCGGGAATTCCATTCACACTTAGCGAATTGCTGGCTCTTTCGCTGGCTCGCAACTTTTATTCCCTTCTTCCCATAGAATCCCTCGCTGCGGCCTACCGCTCCGCTATTGCTAAGATCGAAAAGGTGTTTCCGGCAGTTAAAGACCTGGAGTTATTTTCTTCCGGTGGTACCGGACGCAAAGATTACAGCGGCCAATGGAGTAATATCCAGATTCTAGTGAATGCTGTCCGCACCCGGAACCGAATTTCAATGACGTATTTCGCTTATGGCAAGAAGGAACTCTCCGCACGGATTGTAGATCCATATGATTTGTGGCACGCACAGGAAACCCTATATCTAATCGGTTACTGTCATCTCCGTCAGGATTTGCGCTTGTTCGCAGTGGAGCGAATTCAACACGTGGAGCAATTACCTGAACGCTTTGAGGTTCGCACCGGGTATTCATTAAATGCGTTCAGACAGAACCGATTTCGAGTGATGCAGGAGGACGCCACCATGACTGTTCGAATCCGCTTTTCGTCCGAAGTGTCCGACTATGTTCAGGATCGTTTGTGGCATCCCTCACAGCGCTTCGAGAAGCAAGCGGACAGTCGACTAGTTCTTACAATGGAAACAGCCGGAAGCACAGAGATACTCAACTGGGTGCTCGGTTACGGGCCGGAGGCAGAAATACTAGAGCCGTATGTGCTACGAAAGAGAGCGATCACGCTCGCAAAACGTATGCTCCAACAGTATCAGAGTGTCCCGAAGCTGCGCGTTAAACGCGCCGGAAGTACCAGGAGCAATCTTGGGGACGGTTCAGCAGCGCGAAAACATGCACCTAGATCCTGA
- a CDS encoding type II toxin-antitoxin system HicA family toxin gives MSTHKRVLDQVLRGTADSNIRFADLCSMLKKLKFQERIKGSHHIFTKDGVEEIINLQPKRNKAKPYQVKQVRNIVLKYKLGDVIGD, from the coding sequence ATGAGTACTCATAAGCGCGTGTTGGATCAAGTGTTACGCGGCACTGCAGACTCAAATATTCGGTTCGCCGATCTTTGCAGCATGCTCAAGAAACTCAAATTTCAAGAAAGAATTAAGGGAAGTCATCATATCTTTACTAAGGATGGCGTTGAAGAGATCATTAATCTTCAGCCTAAACGAAACAAGGCGAAGCCGTATCAAGTGAAACAGGTTCGGAACATCGTGCTAAAATACAAACTTGGGGATGTTATCGGTGATTAA
- a CDS encoding type II toxin-antitoxin system HicB family antitoxin, whose protein sequence is MIKYEVIIYWSLEDSAFVAEVPELPGCAADGATYQEALANAEIVITEWIETAKELGRPIPKPKGRLVFA, encoded by the coding sequence GTGATTAAATACGAAGTTATAATTTATTGGAGCCTGGAAGACTCAGCCTTCGTTGCCGAGGTTCCGGAATTGCCTGGATGCGCGGCGGATGGGGCGACATACCAAGAGGCGCTCGCAAATGCAGAAATTGTAATCACGGAATGGATCGAGACCGCGAAAGAACTGGGGCGTCCCATTCCAAAACCGAAAGGACGACTGGTCTTCGCTTAA
- the cas6 gene encoding type I-MYXAN CRISPR-associated protein Cas6/Cmx6 → MILLEIKFPIFGTSLPSDHGYSVFASISRLIPQAHEGDWLAIDTMPGAVRGDGTILINGRARLRMRAPQNYVRLVLQLAGKRLDVSGHHIRLGIPQIFLLQASEALYARSVTIKKFTEPEPFLEAVKRKLDEMGIKGKPAIGARRAFRVGSHTIVGFGLTIRGLSAEHSLLLQERGIGGRRHMGCGYFVRIGSPMD, encoded by the coding sequence ATGATCTTACTTGAGATAAAGTTTCCCATCTTCGGGACTTCGCTTCCCTCAGATCATGGCTATTCGGTATTCGCATCAATTTCACGGCTCATTCCACAGGCTCATGAAGGAGACTGGCTTGCGATCGATACCATGCCCGGTGCAGTGCGTGGAGACGGGACGATTCTGATCAATGGGCGCGCGCGATTAAGAATGCGGGCTCCACAAAACTACGTGAGGTTGGTTCTACAACTCGCAGGCAAACGATTGGACGTATCAGGCCACCATATCCGCTTGGGGATTCCACAAATATTCTTGCTACAGGCATCCGAGGCACTCTACGCCCGCTCTGTAACGATCAAGAAATTCACAGAGCCGGAGCCGTTTCTGGAAGCGGTGAAACGTAAACTCGATGAGATGGGCATAAAAGGCAAACCCGCTATAGGAGCACGGCGTGCATTCCGCGTCGGCTCACACACAATAGTAGGCTTTGGACTTACCATTCGCGGCCTAAGTGCCGAACATTCTTTGCTCTTACAAGAACGCGGCATCGGCGGCCGCCGTCACATGGGCTGCGGCTATTTTGTCCGAATTGGATCACCTATGGATTGA